One Xiphophorus hellerii strain 12219 chromosome 1, Xiphophorus_hellerii-4.1, whole genome shotgun sequence DNA segment encodes these proteins:
- the grm6a gene encoding glutamate receptor, metabotropic 6a isoform X1 codes for MTSSGPAPFSLCPDVVAAGRLGALWPRLLLPLWIWTGDPVGQAQASHQHFHPHSIKLPGDITLGGLFPIHARGPHGVNCGELKKEKGIHRMEAMLYALDQINGDPELLPNITLGARILDTCSRDTYALEQSLTFVQALIQKDTSDIRCSNGEPPLIRKPERVVGVIGASASSVSIMVANILRLFEIPQVSYASTAPELSDNNRYDFFSRVVPPDSYQAQAMLDIVKALGWNYVSTLASEGNYGESGVEAFMQISREAGGVCIAQSVKIPREPAEGEFDKIIKRLMETSNARGVIIFANEDDIKRVLEAARQANLTGHFLFVGSDSWGAKSSPIAELEDVAEGAVTILPKRASIDGFDQYFMSRSLENNRRNIWFAEFWEDDFRCKLTRPGIKLDSDKKKCTGGERIGQDSSYEQEGKVQFVIDAVYAVAYALHNMHQDLCPNSHGVCSSMDPVEGRLLLDYIRAVNFNGSAGTSVLFNENGDAPGRYDIFQFQMTNHSHPGYHVIGQWTNNLRLNLEEMQWSGGDKSVPESICSFPCKPGERKKMVKGVPCCWHCELCDGYQYQLDEFTCEMCPTDMRPVPNRTACCPTPIIKLEWNSPWALVPASLAMLGILATSAVVVTFIRFNDTPIVRASGRELSYVLLTGIFLIYLITFLMIAEPGVGVCAFRRLLLGLGMAITYSAMLTKTNRIYRIFEQGKKSVTPPKFISPTSQLAITFILISVQVLGVFMWFAVVPPHTIIDYEELRPPNPDLARGILKCDMSDLSIICCLSYSIVLMVTCTVYAVKSRGVPETFNEAKPIGFTMYTTCIVWLAFVPIFFGTAQSTEKMFIQTATLTVSMSLSASVSLGMLYMPKVYVIVFHPEQNVQKRKRSFKAVVQAATLSQKTDKPNGDTKIEPDRTQ; via the exons ATGACATCATCAGGCCCCGCCCCCTTCTCCCTCTGTCCTGACGTTGTTGCCGCTGGTCGCCTCGGTGCCCTGTGGCCCCGCCTCCTGCTGCCTCTCTGGATCTGGACCGGCGATCCGGTGGGCCAGGCACAGGCCTCGCACCAGCACTTCCACCCCCACTCCATCAAGCTGCCTGGTGACATCACACTGGGGGGGCTGTTCCCCATCCACGCCCGCGGCCCCCACGGCGTGAACTGCGGTGAGCTGAAGAAGGAGAAAGGTATCCACCGCATGGAGGCCATGTTGTACGCCCTGGACCAGATCAACGGCGATCCCGAGCTGCTGCCCAACATCACGCTGGGCGCCCGCATCCTGGACACCTGCTCCAGGGACACCTACGCCCTGGAGCAGTCCCTCACCTTCGTCCAGGCACTGATCCAGAAGGACACGTCTGACATCCGCTGCTCCAACGGCGAGCCGCCCCTCATCCGCAAACCGGAGAGGGTGGTGGGCGTGATCGGAGCGTCGGCCAGCTCCGTGTCCATCATGGTGGCCAACATCCTGCGGCTGTTCGAG ATTCCTCAGGTGAGCTACGCGTCCACGGCTCCAGAGCTCAGCGACAACAACCGCTACGACTTCTTCTCCCGGGTCGTTCCGCCGGACTCATACCAGGCCCAGGCCATGCTGGACATCGTCAAGGCTCTGGGCTGGAACTACGTCTCCACGCTGGCGTCCGAGGGCAACTACGGCGAGAGCGGCGTGGAGGCCTTCATGCAGATCTCCAGAGAGGCCG GTGGTGTGTGCATTGCCCAGTCGGTGAAGATCCCCCGAGAGCCAGCTGAGGGTGAGTTCGATAAGATCATCAAACGTTTGATGGAGACAAGTAACGCCAGAGGAGTCATCATCTTCGCCAACGAGGACGACATCAA GCGTGTTCTTGAAGCGGCGAGGCAGGCTAACCTGAcgggtcacttcctgtttgttggGTCAGACAGCTGGGGGGCCAAGAGCTCACCAATCGCCGAGCTGGAAGACGTTGCAGAAGGCGCTGTCACCATCTTGCCCAAGCGGGCCTCGATTGACG GTTTTGATCAGTACTTCATGTCTCGGTCCCTGGAGAACAACCGCAGGAACATCTGGTTTGCCGAGTTCTGGGAGGACGACTTCAGGTGCAAATTGACCCGTCCCGGAATCAAACTGGACTCAGACAAGAAGAAGTGCACAG GAGGCGAGCGAATTGGTCAGGACTCGTCCTACGAGCAGGAGGGAAAGGTTCAGTTTGTGATTGATGCTGTTTATGCCGTCGCCTACGCTCTGCACAACATGCACCAAGACCTCTGTCCCAACAGCCACGGGGTCTGCAGCAGCATGGACCCGGTGGAGGGGCGCCTGCTGCTGGACTACATCAGAGCCGTCAACTTCAACG GAAGTGCTGGGACCAGCGTTCTGTTCAACGAGAACGGAGACGCTCCAGGACGCTACGATATCTTCCAGTTTCAGATGACCAACCACAGTCATCCTGGCTACCACGTCATCGGCCAGTGGACCAACAACCTGAGGCTCAAT ctggaGGAGATGCAGTGGTCAGGAGGAGACAAATCCGTTCCAGAGTCCATCTGTAGCTTCCCCTGCAAACCCGGAGAGCGAAAGAAGATGGTGAAGGGAGTCCCCTGCTGCTGGCACTGCGAG CTCTGTGACGGGTACCAGTACCAGTTGGACGAGTTCACCTGTGAAATGTGTCCAACGGACATGCGGCCCGTCCCCAACCGGACGGCCTGCTGTCCCACGCCCATCATCAAGCTGGAGTGGAACTCTCCCTGGGCCCTAGTGCCCGCCTCTCTCGCCATGCTGGGTATCCTAGCAACCAGCGCCGTGGTGGTCACCTTCATTCGCTTTAATGACACCCCTATCGTCAGGGCGTCGGGAAGAGAGCTGAGCTACGTCCTCCTGACCG GTATCTTTCTGATTTACCTGATCACCTTCCTGATGATCGCGGAGCcaggtgtgggggtgtgtgcgttcCGGCGCCTCCTGCTGGGCCTCGGCATGGCCATCACCTACTCCGCCATGCTAACCAAAACCAACCGCATTTACAGAATCTTCGAACAGGGCAAGAAGTCGGTGACTCCTCCTAAATTCATAAGCCCCACCTCCCAGCTCGCCATCACCTTCATCCTCATTTCTGTCCAG GTTCTGGGCGTGTTCATGTGGTTCGCTGTGGTTCCTCCTCACACCATCATCGACTACGAGGAGCTCCGCCCACCAAACCCAGACCTGGCCCGAGGCATCCTCAAGTGTGACATGTCGGACCTGTCCATCATCTGCTGCCTGAGCTACAGCATCGTTCTTATg gtaacatgTACAGTTTACGCCGTGAAGAGCCGAGGCGTTCCGGAGACGTTCAACGAAGCGAAGCCCATCGGCTTCACCATGTACACCACCTGCATCGTCTGGCTGGCCTTCGTCCCCATCTTCTTTGGTACCGCTCAGTCCACTGAGAAG atgTTCATCCAGACTGCCACCCTGACCGTCTCCATGTCCCTCAGTGCTTCTGTCTCTCTGGGGATGCTGTACATGCCCAAAGTTTACGTCATCGTCTTCCACCCGGAGCAGAACGTccagaagaggaagaggagcttcAAG GCGGTTGTCCAGGCGGCCACACTGTCCCAGAAGACGGACAAACCGAACGGAGACACCAAGATCGAACCCGACAGAACTCAGTAG
- the grm6a gene encoding glutamate receptor, metabotropic 6a isoform X2: protein MTSSGPAPFSLCPDVVAAGRLGALWPRLLLPLWIWTGDPVGQAQASHQHFHPHSIKLPGDITLGGLFPIHARGPHGVNCGELKKEKGIHRMEAMLYALDQINGDPELLPNITLGARILDTCSRDTYALEQSLTFVQALIQKDTSDIRCSNGEPPLIRKPERVVGVIGASASSVSIMVANILRLFEIPQVSYASTAPELSDNNRYDFFSRVVPPDSYQAQAMLDIVKALGWNYVSTLASEGNYGESGVEAFMQISREAGGVCIAQSVKIPREPAEGEFDKIIKRLMETSNARGVIIFANEDDIKRVLEAARQANLTGHFLFVGSDSWGAKSSPIAELEDVAEGAVTILPKRASIDGFDQYFMSRSLENNRRNIWFAEFWEDDFRCKLTRPGIKLDSDKKKCTGGERIGQDSSYEQEGKVQFVIDAVYAVAYALHNMHQDLCPNSHGVCSSMDPVEGRLLLDYIRAVNFNGSAGTSVLFNENGDAPGRYDIFQFQMTNHSHPGYHVIGQWTNNLRLNLEEMQWSGGDKSVPESICSFPCKPGERKKMVKGVPCCWHCELCDGYQYQLDEFTCEMCPTDMRPVPNRTACCPTPIIKLEWNSPWALVPASLAMLGILATSAVVVTFIRFNDTPIVRASGRELSYVLLTGIFLIYLITFLMIAEPGVGVCAFRRLLLGLGMAITYSAMLTKTNRIYRIFEQGKKSVTPPKFISPTSQLAITFILISVQVLGVFMWFAVVPPHTIIDYEELRPPNPDLARGILKCDMSDLSIICCLSYSIVLMVTCTVYAVKSRGVPETFNEAKPIGFTMYTTCIVWLAFVPIFFGTAQSTEKMFIQTATLTVSMSLSASVSLGMLYMPKVYVIVFHPEQNVQKRKRSFKVPANQRRA from the exons ATGACATCATCAGGCCCCGCCCCCTTCTCCCTCTGTCCTGACGTTGTTGCCGCTGGTCGCCTCGGTGCCCTGTGGCCCCGCCTCCTGCTGCCTCTCTGGATCTGGACCGGCGATCCGGTGGGCCAGGCACAGGCCTCGCACCAGCACTTCCACCCCCACTCCATCAAGCTGCCTGGTGACATCACACTGGGGGGGCTGTTCCCCATCCACGCCCGCGGCCCCCACGGCGTGAACTGCGGTGAGCTGAAGAAGGAGAAAGGTATCCACCGCATGGAGGCCATGTTGTACGCCCTGGACCAGATCAACGGCGATCCCGAGCTGCTGCCCAACATCACGCTGGGCGCCCGCATCCTGGACACCTGCTCCAGGGACACCTACGCCCTGGAGCAGTCCCTCACCTTCGTCCAGGCACTGATCCAGAAGGACACGTCTGACATCCGCTGCTCCAACGGCGAGCCGCCCCTCATCCGCAAACCGGAGAGGGTGGTGGGCGTGATCGGAGCGTCGGCCAGCTCCGTGTCCATCATGGTGGCCAACATCCTGCGGCTGTTCGAG ATTCCTCAGGTGAGCTACGCGTCCACGGCTCCAGAGCTCAGCGACAACAACCGCTACGACTTCTTCTCCCGGGTCGTTCCGCCGGACTCATACCAGGCCCAGGCCATGCTGGACATCGTCAAGGCTCTGGGCTGGAACTACGTCTCCACGCTGGCGTCCGAGGGCAACTACGGCGAGAGCGGCGTGGAGGCCTTCATGCAGATCTCCAGAGAGGCCG GTGGTGTGTGCATTGCCCAGTCGGTGAAGATCCCCCGAGAGCCAGCTGAGGGTGAGTTCGATAAGATCATCAAACGTTTGATGGAGACAAGTAACGCCAGAGGAGTCATCATCTTCGCCAACGAGGACGACATCAA GCGTGTTCTTGAAGCGGCGAGGCAGGCTAACCTGAcgggtcacttcctgtttgttggGTCAGACAGCTGGGGGGCCAAGAGCTCACCAATCGCCGAGCTGGAAGACGTTGCAGAAGGCGCTGTCACCATCTTGCCCAAGCGGGCCTCGATTGACG GTTTTGATCAGTACTTCATGTCTCGGTCCCTGGAGAACAACCGCAGGAACATCTGGTTTGCCGAGTTCTGGGAGGACGACTTCAGGTGCAAATTGACCCGTCCCGGAATCAAACTGGACTCAGACAAGAAGAAGTGCACAG GAGGCGAGCGAATTGGTCAGGACTCGTCCTACGAGCAGGAGGGAAAGGTTCAGTTTGTGATTGATGCTGTTTATGCCGTCGCCTACGCTCTGCACAACATGCACCAAGACCTCTGTCCCAACAGCCACGGGGTCTGCAGCAGCATGGACCCGGTGGAGGGGCGCCTGCTGCTGGACTACATCAGAGCCGTCAACTTCAACG GAAGTGCTGGGACCAGCGTTCTGTTCAACGAGAACGGAGACGCTCCAGGACGCTACGATATCTTCCAGTTTCAGATGACCAACCACAGTCATCCTGGCTACCACGTCATCGGCCAGTGGACCAACAACCTGAGGCTCAAT ctggaGGAGATGCAGTGGTCAGGAGGAGACAAATCCGTTCCAGAGTCCATCTGTAGCTTCCCCTGCAAACCCGGAGAGCGAAAGAAGATGGTGAAGGGAGTCCCCTGCTGCTGGCACTGCGAG CTCTGTGACGGGTACCAGTACCAGTTGGACGAGTTCACCTGTGAAATGTGTCCAACGGACATGCGGCCCGTCCCCAACCGGACGGCCTGCTGTCCCACGCCCATCATCAAGCTGGAGTGGAACTCTCCCTGGGCCCTAGTGCCCGCCTCTCTCGCCATGCTGGGTATCCTAGCAACCAGCGCCGTGGTGGTCACCTTCATTCGCTTTAATGACACCCCTATCGTCAGGGCGTCGGGAAGAGAGCTGAGCTACGTCCTCCTGACCG GTATCTTTCTGATTTACCTGATCACCTTCCTGATGATCGCGGAGCcaggtgtgggggtgtgtgcgttcCGGCGCCTCCTGCTGGGCCTCGGCATGGCCATCACCTACTCCGCCATGCTAACCAAAACCAACCGCATTTACAGAATCTTCGAACAGGGCAAGAAGTCGGTGACTCCTCCTAAATTCATAAGCCCCACCTCCCAGCTCGCCATCACCTTCATCCTCATTTCTGTCCAG GTTCTGGGCGTGTTCATGTGGTTCGCTGTGGTTCCTCCTCACACCATCATCGACTACGAGGAGCTCCGCCCACCAAACCCAGACCTGGCCCGAGGCATCCTCAAGTGTGACATGTCGGACCTGTCCATCATCTGCTGCCTGAGCTACAGCATCGTTCTTATg gtaacatgTACAGTTTACGCCGTGAAGAGCCGAGGCGTTCCGGAGACGTTCAACGAAGCGAAGCCCATCGGCTTCACCATGTACACCACCTGCATCGTCTGGCTGGCCTTCGTCCCCATCTTCTTTGGTACCGCTCAGTCCACTGAGAAG atgTTCATCCAGACTGCCACCCTGACCGTCTCCATGTCCCTCAGTGCTTCTGTCTCTCTGGGGATGCTGTACATGCCCAAAGTTTACGTCATCGTCTTCCACCCGGAGCAGAACGTccagaagaggaagaggagcttcAAG GTACCAGCCAACCAGAGGAGAGCCTGA
- the tsr2 gene encoding pre-rRNA-processing protein TSR2 homolog has protein sequence MHHLVHQPKPKSRRRRSKMAASTASRELFTEGVRAVLQTWPVLQIAVDNGFGGVYGQQKADWMVDVVQQYFHDNADLQQYEVEDFLSQLMDQEFDTVVEDGSLPQVSQRLLQLFSLWQQGALQQLRSTVHTLTQSKTPRAKVTAPPAQSDDEESDGETQGMECEESRPSLSTTRPPPQDEEDGWTVVRRKK, from the exons atgcaccacCTTGTTCACCAGCCGAAACCaaaatcaagaagaagaaggtccAAGATGGCGGCCTCCACGGCGTCGCGTGAACTCTTCACGGAGGGAGTTCGGGCGGTTCTTCAGACGTGGCCGGTTCTACAG ATCGCCGTGGACAACGGCTTTGGAGGCGTTTACGGCCAGCAGAAAGCTGATTGGATGGTGGATGTCGTTCAGCAGTATTTCCATGACAACG CTGACCTGCAGCAGTATGAGGTGGAGGATTTCCTGTCTCAGCTGATGGATCAGGAGTTTGATACGGTGGTGGAGGACGGCAGCTTACctcag GTGTCGCAGcgtctgctgcagctgttctcCCTCtggcagcagggggcgctgcagcagCTCCGCAGCACCGTCCACACGCTGACTCAGAGCAAGACGCCAAGGGCAAAGGTCACGGCTCCGCCCGCGCAGTCGGACGATGAGGAGAGCGACGGCGAAACGCAG gGCATGGAGTGTGAGGAGTCCCGCCCGTCCCTCAGCACCACACGTCCTCCTCCTCAGGATGAAGAGGACGGCTGGACCGTGGTCCGGAGGAAGAAGTGa